A single Lactuca sativa cultivar Salinas chromosome 8, Lsat_Salinas_v11, whole genome shotgun sequence DNA region contains:
- the LOC111909590 gene encoding adagio protein 1 translates to MEWDSSSSDLSGDEEEGFLLNDGGPLPYPVDSLLQPAPCGFVVTDALEPDQPIIYVNSVFEMVTGYRAEEVLGHNCRFLQCRGPYAKRRHPLVDSSVVSEIRRCINNGIEFQGELLNFRKDGTPIMNRLRMTSIYGDDDEITHIIGIQFFTETNIDLGPLPGSTTKSTLQPYNLFRSALLSNSASTTRNSTPGILQLTDEVISLKILSLLTPRDIASFGSVCSRFYEITKNEDLWRMVCQNAWGSETTRVLETVPGAKRLGWGRLARELTTLEAAAWRKLTVGGAVEPSRCNFSSCAVGNRVVLFGGEGVNMQPMNDTFVLDLNSSKPEWQHIKVGSPPPGRWGHTLSCVNGSNLVLFGGCGRQGLLNDVFLLDLDAKHPTWREISGLAPPIPRSWHSSCTLDGTKLIVSGGCADSGVLLSDTFLLDLSLEKPIWREIPVSWTPPSRLGHTLSVYGGRKILMFGGLAKSGPLRFRSSDVFTMDLSEDEPCWRCVTGSGMPGAGNPGGVAPPPRLDHVAVSLPGGRILVFGGSVAGLHSASRLYILDPTEEKPTWRILNVPGRPPRFAWGHSTCVVGGTRAIVLGGQTGEEWMLSELQELSLASYVI, encoded by the exons ATGGAGTGGGACAGTAGCAGTTCTGATCTGAGTGGTGACGAGGAAGAAGGGTTTTTATTGAACGATGGCGGCCCCTTGCCGTACCCCGTCGATAGCCTGCTTCAACCGGCGCCGTGTGGTTTTGTGGTTACGGATGCGTTAGAGCCTGATCAACCGATTATCTACGTCAATTCGGTTTTCGAGATGGTTACTGGGTATCGCGCTGAAGAAGTCCTTGGTCATAATTG CCGATTCTTACAATGCAGAGGTCCATACGCAAAAAGAAGGCATCCATTAGTAGACTCTTCAGTAGTTTCAGAAATCAGAAGATGCATCAACAACGGAATTGAATTCCAAGGAGAACTCCTAAATTTCAGAAAAGATGGCACCCCAATTATGAACAGACTCCGAATGACCTCCATATACGGCGATGACGATGAAATAACCCACATCATCGGAATCCAATTCTTCACAGAAACCAACATCGACCTGGGCCCACTCCCGGGGTCCACAACAAAATCCACCCTACAACCCTACAACCTATTCCGTTCCGCTCTTCTTTCCAATTCCGCCTCTACAACCCGCAATTCCACTCCCGGGATTCTCCAATTGACCGACGAAGTAATCTCCCTCAAGATTCTCTCACTGTTAACCCCACGAGACATCGCGTCCTTTGGATCGGTTTGCTCCCGGTTTTATGAAATCACAAAAAACGAAGATTTATGGAGAATGGTGTGTCAGAACGCGTGGGGGAGTGAAACCACTAGGGTTCTAGAAACCGTCCCCGGGGCTAAACGCTTAGGGTGGGGCCGGTTAGCCCGAGAGCTAACCACCCTCGAAGCGGCTGCATGGCGGAAGCTAACCGTCGGCGGTGCGGTCGAACCCTCCCGCTGCAACTTCAGCTCGTGTGCGGTTGGAAACCGGGTGGTTCTATTCGGTGGTGAAGGTGTCAACATGCAACCAATGAATGACACTTTTGTCCTTGACTTAAACTCAAGTAAACCCGAGTGGCAACATATAAAAGTGGGGTCCCCGCCACCTGGACGTTGGGGCCACACGCTTTCGTGTGTCAATGGTTCGAATCTTGTTTTGTTTGGCGGATGTGGTCGACAAGGGTTGTTGAATGATGTTTTTTTGTTGGATTTGGACGCTAAACATCCAACATGGCGCGAAATTTCCGGTTTAGCCCCTCCGATTCCGAGGTCGTGGCATAGTTCGTGTACCCTCGATGGAACTAAATTAATTGTGTCGGGTGGATGTGCGGATTCCGGTGTTCTTTTAAGCGATACGTTTCTTCTCGATCTGTCGCTTGAAAAACCGATTTGGAGGGAAATTCCGGTGTCGTGGACCCCACCGAGTCGACTCGGGCATACGTTATCCGTGTATGGTGGGAGGAAGATTTTGATGTTTGGTGGGCTGGCGAAAAGTGGGCCCCTTAGGTTTCGATCAAGTGATGTGTTTACTATGGATTTGAGTGAAGACGAGCCGTGTTGGAGATGTGTTACGGGTAGTGGGATGCCCGGGGCGGGGAATCCGGGCGGGGTAGCTCCCCCGCCCCGGCTTGACCATGTGGCGGTCAGTCTGCCCGGTGGGCGGATACTTGTTTTTGGTGGGTCGGTTGCGGGGCTTCATTCGGCTTCACGgttgtatatacttgacccgacagAAGAGAAGCCGACATGGCGGATTTTGAATGTACCGGGTCGGCCGCCTAGGTTTGCTTGGGGGCATAGTACATGTGTTGTTGGAGGGACACGTGCGATTGTTCTTGGAGGACAAACGGGTGAAGAGTGGATGTTGAGTGAGCTTCAAGAGTTGTCATTAGCGagttatgttatttaa